The window CTATTTATTTCTTTATATGAGATCATTTTTACGGGCAGGCGATTATTTTGGTTTGTTTGTAAGATTAACGGTGATCGGTGCAGCTGCTTTATATTTAGTTTCGTTTGGTTTTGGTCAAATCCTTTTGGTACTGCTGTTCATTTATTTGATCGGTTTTCAATTGTTACCATTGGCAAATCATCATCAAAATAAAATTTGGGTTTCCTTATATCCTATAGATAACCATTTGAAGGAAAAATCCTTTTTGAAACTTTTATTTGTGATTTTGTTCCTCGATAGTGTGATCATGTCGTTTGTTTTGTTATTGAAAGGCGATGTTGTCGTAAGCCTAGCCTCACTAGTCTGTGGAATTGTCTTTAGTCTCTACTTTGTTTTCAGTTTCAGCAAAAAGAGATTGAAGCTATCATAATGATTTCCCCCTTTTGATTTTTTCAAAAAGGGGGATTTTTTTAAAATATTCTTCTTTTTCTATACGTATATATGAGAGGGTGATTATTATGAATGAATATGAATTGAAAGCTTATGGAGAAGTTAGAGAATGGAAACGGAAACTTTCAAAACGTTCTTCAGTGTTAAATCGAATAACTAAAAAAGCTCAAATGAGAATGAATGAAATCATCCCCGAGAAGGCTCATCAAATTATTACAGATAGCATCAAAAATTTAGTGAAAGCAACGCTGGTCGGCTCGGATTTTATGACCAAAAAAGGAAAAACAACAGGTTTTTCTCTATTCGAAATGGATGAACAAATGAATAGAAAGCTGGAAACATTCCGAAAAACAGCAATGCTCGAAGGGGCGGGAACTGGTGCTGGGGGAATTCTACTTGGATTAGCAGACTTTCCATTACTACTTTCAATTAAAATGAAATTTCTATTCGAAGCGGCAGCCATTTACGGTTTTGACACGACAAAATATGAAGAACGAATGTTTATCCTTTATGTATTTCAATTGGCTTTTTCTAGTGACGAAACAAGGATAGAAACACTTGCCATTATTGAAGATTGGGAACTTGAAAAAGAGCGATTAAGGCAGCTCGATTGGCGACAATTCCAACAGGAATATCGGGATTATATTGATTTTGTAAAAATGCTGCAGATGGTTCCAGGAATTGGTTTAATTGTCGGTGCATTAGCCAATTATCGTCTTCTAGATCAACTAGGTGAAACGACAATGAACGCCTACAGATTGAGAATATTGAAAAGCCCTCCATTGACTTATTAGCAATGGAGGATTCAAATTATGAGAACAGTAATTTTTAATATTAATATGGAGGAAACAGTCTTAATGAGAAAGTCGAAAATTGCATTTATCATGCTACTTTTTTTCGCAGCTATAGCATTCTTTTTTACATATAAGGTGGTAGTTAGCGGATCTCTTGCTTTCGATCGAAGCGCAACAGCGGTGTTTTTTAGTGTTTTTCCAGAACGGACCCATTCATTTTTTAAACTGATGACCATATTCGGCTCTAAAATTGGAATAGGAGTTGTGTCAATCAGTTTAATTCTGTGGTTGTGGTTTAAGAAAAGAGATTTTGCTGGGATTGTAGTGGTCGTGGTTGGAGTGGGATTGGGAAATGAACTTAATCAACTTATAAAAAATATTATTGATCGTCCAAGGCCTTCGCTTGAACATCTAGTGAAGGTTAATAGTTATAGTTATCCAAGTGGACATGCGATGGTTGGAATTATCTTATATATGGTTGTCGCTTATTTTATCATGAAAGAAATAAACACTTCTTCATTTAAATGGATAATTGGAATATTGCTTACCATATTAATTTTCCTTGTTGGAGCAAGTAGAGTCGTATTACAGGTACATTATCCATCGGATGTATTTGGTGGATTTGCTTGGGGGTATATTTGGGTATACATGATTTTTTATATTTATGAAGGATATATAGATAGAAAAAAACACTAAAAAGTATACTAGAAAAATTATTACTGACCTTTATCAATGAGGTCAGTTTTTGTATGGAGAAAAATCATTATTTTGATAATTGATGTTAGTTTGCTTTAAAGCGTTGAATCAATAATGGACAGATGTCATAAAATGTTTGAAATTTTCACCCTATTTCGATAAAAAAGCATTCAAATTTATGTCATAATAATTTTAAATTTCATTATATTTTAATAATTGTAAAACTAGCAAACATAGGCAGGTGACAAAATGTCCTCAAATCCAATATTAGAAGTTAAAGGGCTGAAGGTTTCCTTTTTCTCAAAAGAAAAATTAATTCCAGCAGTCGATGATATCAGTTTTGAGTTAAAAGAAGGAGAGATTCTTGGCATTGTGGGCGAATCGGGAAGTGGAAAGAGCGTGACAGCCTTAGCTTCAATGGGTTTAGTCCCCATACCACCTGGAAAAATTGAAAACGGTGAAATTTTATTTACAGGAAAAAATTTACTTATTTACTCTGATAAAGAAATGCGGAAAATTCGTGGGAATCAGATTTCGATGATTTTCCAAGAACCTATGACATCGTTAAACCCACTCTTTACAATTGGTGATCAAATCATTGAAGCATTGCGTTTACATACAAAAATGTCAAAAGCCCAAGCAAAAAATAAGAGTATTGAACTTCTGAAATTAGTTGGAATACCAAGGGCAGAAGCAATCGTAGGAGAGTATCCGCACCAGCTTTCTGGAGGAATGCGGCAAAGGGTAATGATCGCAATGGCGATGGCTTGTAATCCAAGAATTTTAATTGCTGATGAGCCAACCACTGCTCTTGATGTGACAATCCAGGCACAAATTCTTTCATTGATGAAGGATTTAAATGAAAAAATGAACACTTCGATCATTTTAATCACCCATGATTTAGGTGTTGTCGCAGAAATTTGTGACCGGGTTCTCGTTATGTATTGTGGGCAAATTGTTGAGCATGGTGATGTGCATACAATTTTAAAAGAACCGAAGCATCCATATACAAAAGGACTGCTAAAATCTGTTCCTGATTTACTCGGTAAGAAAGATCGTCTTTATAGCATCCCTGGGAATGTACCAAGACCTGGGACCATCAAAAAAGGTTGCTCATTTGCCCCTAGATGTGAGGAAAGATTCGAGCAATGCCTCGAAAAATCACCACAATTATATACGATGAAAACAGCAGGCCATGAGGTCAGATGTTATTTACATAAAACGGAAGGGGGATCCCGTGATCATGTCAGATCGACTCCTTGAAGTTAGTGGATTAAAAAAGTATTTCCCGATTACAGGAGGTATTTTTGGCCGAAGGCAAGGCGAAGTCAAAGCTGTTGATGATGTTTCTTTTTATGTGAACAGGGGAGAAACTTTAGGCATTGTCGGGGAAAGTGGCTGTGGAAAATCGACCACTGGTAGACTACTAATGCGTTTGATTGAGGCCAGTGCAGGAAAAGTTACTTTTGAAGATAAAGAAATTACAAGTATGTCTAAGGGAGAATTGAGAAGAGTTCGTCGAGACATTCAAATGGTTTTCCAAGACCCTTATGCTTCTTTGAATCCTCGCCATACAGTTGAAGCCATTTTAGAAGAGCCGCTCATTGTTCATGGGATTGGCTCGAAAGAAGAGCGGAAAAGACAGGTACAGCAGATGCTGGAGGTAGTTGGTTTAAGCAGCTATCATGCCCGCAGATATCCCCATCAGTTTAGCGGAGGGCAACGCCAAAGAATTGGCATCGCGAAAGCCCTGATGACCAAGCCTAAACTTATTATTGCTGATGAACCGGTATCAGCCCTAGATGTGTCCATACAAGCTCAAGTCCTCAATTTGATGAAGGATATTCAGCAGGAATTTCAATTAACATACATATTTATTGCCCATGATTTAGGCGTTGTGCGCCATATAAGTGATCGGGTGGGAGTCATGTATTTAGGTAGATTAATAGAGTTGGCAGTGGGTGAAGAATTATACGACAAACCTAAACACCCTTATACCCAAGCTCTTCTAGCGTCTGTTCCAATTGCCGACCCCGACATAAAGAGGGAACGCATTATGATTTCTGGTGAACTGCCAAGCCCTGCAAATCCACCTTCTGGCTGTGCTTTTCATACAAGATGTTTACATTGTATGGATATTTGTAAGATTACTAGACCAGAATATCGCAGTTTGAATGGTCATTTTGTGGCATGCCACTTAATTAGTGAGTAGCATGAGGCATTCATGATAGAAAAATAAAAAACGGGGGTTTAGATGTTTATGACAAAGAAAACATTAAAGCTGATGCTAGTTGCGTTGCTAGCAATCGGTATGCTTCTAGTGGGATGTAGCAAGTCGAAAGACACAAGCAGTAATTCAAAGTCGTCGGATGACGGTAGTAAAAAGGATACACTCGTATATGGTCGTGGCGGCGACTCAACATCACTAGACCCGATTACATCAACCGAAGGTGAAACATTTAAGATAACCATTAATATCTTTGAAAACCTAGTAGCATATGGGGAGCAGGACACAACCCTACACCCTGCCCTTGCAGAAAAGTGGGACGTGTCAGCTGATGGTCTAACTTACACATTTAATCTTCGTCAAGGTGTAAAATTCCATGATGGAACAGACTTCAATGCTGATGCGGTTGTCTACAACTTCAATCGTTGGATGAATGGGAATTCTGATGACTTCCCTTATTACACAATGTTTGGTGGCTTTAAAGGAGAAGAAGGCCATGTTATTAAAGAAGTAAAAGCTTTAGATGACCACACTGTCCAATTCGTTCTATTTAGACCACAGGCTCCGTTCCTAAAGAATTTAGCGATGTCCTGTTTTGGTATTGCTAGCCCTACTGCAATTGAAAAATACGGTGATAAATTCAGAGATAATCCAGTGGGTACAGGACCATTCAAATTTGTAGAGTGGAAGCAAAATGACCGCATCGTTCTTGAAAAAAATGAAGATTACTGGCAAAAGGGCTATCCAAAGTTGAATAAATTAATCTTCCGTGTTATTCCAGAAAACTCCGCGCGTTTGAATGCTTTAAAGAATGGCGAGATTGACGTCATGGATGGATTAAACAACTCTGATGAGGCTGGTGTAAAAAGTGATAGCAATTTACAAGTAATTAAGCGTCCTTCAATGAACGTTGGTTATCTTGGATTTCAAACAACTGTGAAGCCGTTTGATAATAAGCTTGTCCGTCAAGCGCTCAACTATGCTATTGATAAAAAAGCAATCATCGATGCCTTCTATGGTGGTCAAGCAATCCCTGCAGTAAATGCAATGCCACCAGCAATCGAAGGTTACAATGAAGATGTAAAAGACTATCCATATAATTTAGAAAAAGCCAAAGCCTTATTAAAAGAAGCTGGATATCCAAATGGATTTGAAATGGATTTATGGGCTATGCCAGTTGCTCGTCCCTATATGCCTGAAGGTATGAAAATTGCCGAAGTTATTCAAGAAAGCTTTAGCAAAATTGGAGTAAAAGCAAAAATTCAATCTGTTGACTGGGCTACCTATTTAGATAAAGCAGCAAAAGGTGAATTCCCTGCCTATATGTTAGGGTGGACTGGTGACAATGGTGATGCTGATAACTTCTTATACACATTGCTTGACAAAGATAGCATTGGAAGCAACAACTACTCATTCTATAGCAATGACGAATTACACGATATTTTAATCCAGGCACAATCAGAAGCAGATCAATCAAAACGAAATGAGCTTTACAAACAAGCTCAAGTGATTATTAAAGATGATGCACCATGGGTTCCACTAGTACACTCAACACCACTCCTAGCTGGAGCGAAAAATATGGTGAATTACCTACCACATCCAACAGGTTCTGAAGCTCTTACAAAAGTTGAATTTAAATAAGCACAACCGAAAGGGGAGCATTGACTCCCCTTTTGCTAGCTGAATATTTGATAGTAACTAGTTAAAACTTTGCCAGTAACTGAACTTACATAGTCATTATTTATAGATAAACTCTTGCTAGCTTGTAAAAAAGAGGTGAACATATGTTTTCTTATACGGTACGTCGCATATTTTCATTGTTTCCCGTTTTACTTGGAATGACTCTAGTGGTTTTTGCCATTATTCATGCGATCCCTGGAGATCCCGCCCAAGTTATTCTCGGCCAGAAGGCAACCAAAGCGGCTATTGAAACTTTAACAAGAGAATTAGGATTGGATCGACCATGGTATGTTCAGTATGGTGATTACATACAATCCCTTTTGCATGGTGATTTAGGGACATCATTAAGAACACGTGGTCCGATTAATCAAGAGATATGGCCTTATTTAGCTGCAACTATCGAACTTACAGTCGTAGCGATGTTGATTGCCATTTTTATTGGCGTAAATGCAGGTATCATCAGTGCATGGTTTTCTAAGTCATGGTTTGATTATTTAGCTATGATCCTAGCATTAATTGGGGTATCTTTGCCCATTTTTTGGCTTGGATTAATGGAACAGTGGACATTTTCGATTGAGCTAGGTTGGTTGCCAACAACAGGCCGTGAAGATGTAAGGGACCCGATCATGGCGATAACGAATTTATATTTGGTGGATACATTAATACAAGGGAGAACGGATCAGTTCTTTCAAGTAATTCAACATCTTATTCTACCAAGCATGGCACTAGCGACGATTCCAATGGCGATTATTGCCAGAATGACTCGTTCAACAATGTTGGAGGTTATGCAGTCAGATTATATCCGTACTGCCCGAGCCAAAGGATTGAAAATGTTTTGGGTCGTGTATAAGCATTCATTAAAAAATGCTGTTATTCCTGTCATTACGGTAATTGGATTACAAACAGGATTGCTGCTTGGTGGAGCCATATTGACTGAAACCATATTTGGATGGCCAGGAATTGGAAGATATTTATATGAGGCCATTGGCTATCGCGATTACCCGGTTATTCAGTCAGGTATCCTAATTATTGCCGCTATGTTCGTTATGATTAATTTAATCGTTGACCTCTTGTATGCTGTTGTGGACCCACGAATTAAATACAATAAATAATTGAAGAGGGGGGATATATCGTGGCTGAACTAGCAAAGAATCTAACGGAATTAGTGATGACGAACGAGGCAGAGGAAGAACTTGTTTCACCGTGGAAAGAAGCATGGTTATCCTTTTGTAAAAATCGACTTGCCTTAGCCGGCCTGGGAATTGTATTGTTTTTTATCATTCTGGCAATTATTGCGCCGTTTATAGCACCGTACAGCTTTCAAGAACAGGAGCTAACCAATAGATTGTTAGCACCTTCGAGTGAGCATTGGTTTGGAACAGATGACTTTGGTCGTGATATTTTTTCTCGAATTCTATATGGATCAAGAATTTCTTTATGGGTGGGCTTTTTCTCCGTTTTAGGTTCATCAATTATTGGATCATTATTAGGTATTTTAGCTGGGTATTATGGAAAATGGGTGGATACGATTATATCTCGAACATTTGATATAATGCTCGCTTTCCCAAGTATTTTATTAGCGATTGCGGTTGTGGCGATCTTAGGTCCATCACTTCAAAATGCGTTAATTGCAATTGCAGTTATTAACATACCAAATTTTGGCCGACTTGTTCGTTCTAAAGTATTAAGTGTGAAGCAAGAGGAATACATCATGGCAGCAAGAGCGGTTGGAATGAAGGACTCAAGAATTTTACTACATCATATCCTCCCTAATAGCATCACACCCATCATTGTTCAGGGTACACTGGCAATTGCAACAGCTATTATTGAGGCAGCTGCCCTTGGTTTTCTTGGTTTAGGCGCCCAAGCGCCAACACCAGAATGGGGAAAAATGCTTGCAGATTCTAAGCAGTATCTTGTTCAAGCCCCATGGACTCTCTTTTTCCCAGGGCTCGCCATCATGTTAACGGTTTTGGGATTTAATTTAATGGGAGACGGACTGCGTGATGTTCTTGATCCAAAAATGAAACAATAATTTTTTTGGTGCCTGACCCCCGGCGCGTTAATGCGGTAACGCACCGGGGGTCAGGCACCTTACTTCGCATTAACGCGGTAAAGTGCCGGGGATCACCTAGAGGAGGCGAAAGTGTGTTAACAAGAAAACAGTTAATAGAGATTGAGGTGCTTCAACAAGAGTGTGAGTCAAAGGAACCGATTCAATTAAAGTTGAATTGGGATATGCTACAAACTCGTAATGAAAGAGATGAAAATGATTTCTTCCATTACGAAAATGGTAGGCTAGGAGGGTTTCTTGGGCTTTATGGATTTGGAAACAAAGTTGAATTATGTGGAATGGTGGCCCCTGAATTTCGAAGAAAAGGTATTTTCACTGAACTTCTTATGAAAGCTAAAAAAGTGATGGAGAATCGAAAATTCTCAGAGATTCTTTTGAACACCCCTGCGAATTCTCAGTCTGCAAAAGGATTTTTCCAAAGCGTTTCTAATAAATATGTTTTTACCGAGCATCAGATGAAATGGCACGAAACTGTGCTGATGGATAGCAATGGTTTGGAGGTAAGACCTGCCAATCAAAGTGATTATGAAGCGGAGATTAGGCTGGATGTTCAATGCTTTGGGTTTACGGAAGATGAAGCAAGAAATTTTAACCAAAGGCTTAAGGCGGAAAAACTACAGCAGTTTTATATGATTGATTTTGGTGGTGAAACTGTAGGGAAAATCAGAGTCTCCCACATTAATGGTGAGGCATGGATCTTCGGGTTTTCTGTTTTTCCAGAAAACCAAGGAAGTGGAATTGGAAGAAAAGCTTTATCAAAGGTCGTCATGAAAGAATATCAACAAGGCTTACCTATTTTTCTTGAAGTGGAGGCGAAGAATGCCCGTGCATTAGGTCTTTATGAATCTTGTGGATTTAGGACATTTCAAGCCCCGGATTATTATCGGTTGCTCTCCTTTTGATTTGGATGGGAGCATAAAATAAAAAAGCTGATCAAGAGGGAAAATAAATCCCAGGTTGCTCAGCTTTCTTATTGCTCGAGTATATCGGCTTTTTCGAGAAGATTACCCCAGTGGAAATAAAATCGTAAAGGTTGTTCCTGCATCAAGTTCGCTTTCAACAGTAATAATCCCTTTATGGGCTTCTACGAGAGCTTTAACAATGGAAAGGCCAACTCCGACGCCTCCCGTTTTTCTTGCACGCGATTTATCACCTCGATAAAATCGTTCAAAAATATGCGGGAGATCCTCTGCCGCCATTCCGATTCCCTCATCCCTAATTTCAAAACCACCCATCTCATTGTCACGAACAGCAGATATAGTTACAGTTCCTCCTTCAGGTGTGTACTTTAAAGCATTGTTCACCACATTTGTGAGAATCTGTGTCACCTTGTCCAGGTCACCTCTAAAGTTAATTGTTTCTTGAGGTGGGACAATATTAAGCTTGACTCCTTTTTGCTTAAAAATGGGTATCTGTAAGTTTTGAATTGAAGATAGTAGCTTACCCGTTTCAAGGACCGTCTTATTAAGTTTAATTTGTGGGTTCTCTGCTGCTAGCAATTTTTCAAGTTCATTAACAAGTCGAACCAAGCGCATTAATTCGCTATGACTTTGTTGAAGCCGATCAGGAGTAGGCTCCCAAATACCATCTTGGAAAGCTTCGATTTGGCTTCTAAGTGTGGCAAGCGGTGTGCGAAGCTCATGGGCAAGATCACCGGTAAATTCTTTTCGTAATCGTTCTTCCTTTTCCAGTGAAATGGCAAGTTCATTAAAGGCAATTCCAAGCTGCTTCATTTCCTCAGACAGATTGTCTAGCGGAACTCTAACATTTTTTTTATGTTTGGTTAGTTCTTCCACAGCTGCTGATAAACTCTTCATTCCAGATGTAAGCCGTTTAGAAAAAAGCATACTAAATATGAGTGCTAAAAGAATCGTAATGGCAACTGCAATCATGAGATATTTCTTGATTGTTTGCAGAAAGACTGATTCACTATCAATAAATCCTTTTGGATAGTATACCTTCATAATTCCGATTGTTTTCCCATTTACTTTAATTAGCTCCATAGATGTCTGCCAATTATCTTCTTGGTAGGGATTTGTCCTCCCATCGCTTTCAGTGGGAATCCCATCTGTGCTAATAGAGGTAGAATCAATCAACAGAATTTCGTCGGGTGAATAAATTTTATAATAAAGACTGTCTGTCGTTGCTTGTTGATAAAGAAGTTGTGTCACTCGTTCACCAGTAAACGCACCATTTTCTTTATATTCGAGTTTTAATGCTTTGACAAGCTGGTTGGTGCTCTCTACCCGATTTTGATTTATATAATGATTAAAGCTAGCTTCAAACCCCCACTGAATACTAAAACTTACGATTAAAATTCCTGACAAAGAAACTAATAGAAAGTAAAAGAGAATTTTAGAGCGAAGCGTTTTTAGCATCCTGCACTCCTCCAAATTTATAACCCATTCCGAAAACAGTCAGGATATACTTCGGTTCACGTGGGTCCAATTCAACTTTTTTTCGAAGGTTTTTAATATGGGTATCAATACTGCGTTCATAACCTTCATAAGATATTCCGTCTTCTTGGATTTTTTCAAGTAAATCCATTCTACTGTAGACACGTCCTGGGTTTTTCGCCATATTGGATAGTAGCTTATATTCAATCGGGGTAACATTGATACTTTCATCATGAAAAAGAATTTCCTTTTTAGTGAGATCAAGAACGAGCTCACGATGATTAAAGGATAGGATGTTTTCTTCAGTTTGTTGTGGATGCTGTTTATTAGCTCTTCTTAAAATGGCTTGAATTCTAACAACAACCTCTTTTGGACTGAATGGCTTAGTTACATAATCGTCGGCACCCATTACAATTCCGTTAATCCGTTCCTCTTCACCTGATTTTGCAGTTAGCATCAAGATAGGAACATCTGATTCTTTTCTAATCAGTCGACAAATTTCTTCGCCTGATAGGTCTGGAAGCATTAAATCAAGGACGATTAAGTCTGGCTTAACCGAATCTACCTTTCTTAACGCATCAACCCCATTATCTGAAGAATAAACCTTGTATCCTTCTTTAAGTAAGTAAGCCTCAAGAACTTCAACAATCATTCTCTCATCATCGACAAGTAAGATGGTGTTTTCCATGTTGATCTCTCCCTTATGATCTATATTTTATCATTAGTGTTTTTATAAAAATTAATCTTCATAACTTCTACATAACTTCCTCATAAAATCTACATACGCAATTATTATTATAAAGTCAAGAAGGCAACAAGTTGTTAATCAAAAAGCAAAAATTAACGACTCTTATCCGTCAACTT of the Bacillus sp. 1NLA3E genome contains:
- a CDS encoding EcsC family protein, yielding MNEYELKAYGEVREWKRKLSKRSSVLNRITKKAQMRMNEIIPEKAHQIITDSIKNLVKATLVGSDFMTKKGKTTGFSLFEMDEQMNRKLETFRKTAMLEGAGTGAGGILLGLADFPLLLSIKMKFLFEAAAIYGFDTTKYEERMFILYVFQLAFSSDETRIETLAIIEDWELEKERLRQLDWRQFQQEYRDYIDFVKMLQMVPGIGLIVGALANYRLLDQLGETTMNAYRLRILKSPPLTY
- a CDS encoding phosphatase PAP2 family protein, with the protein product MRTVIFNINMEETVLMRKSKIAFIMLLFFAAIAFFFTYKVVVSGSLAFDRSATAVFFSVFPERTHSFFKLMTIFGSKIGIGVVSISLILWLWFKKRDFAGIVVVVVGVGLGNELNQLIKNIIDRPRPSLEHLVKVNSYSYPSGHAMVGIILYMVVAYFIMKEINTSSFKWIIGILLTILIFLVGASRVVLQVHYPSDVFGGFAWGYIWVYMIFYIYEGYIDRKKH
- a CDS encoding ABC transporter ATP-binding protein, with translation MSSNPILEVKGLKVSFFSKEKLIPAVDDISFELKEGEILGIVGESGSGKSVTALASMGLVPIPPGKIENGEILFTGKNLLIYSDKEMRKIRGNQISMIFQEPMTSLNPLFTIGDQIIEALRLHTKMSKAQAKNKSIELLKLVGIPRAEAIVGEYPHQLSGGMRQRVMIAMAMACNPRILIADEPTTALDVTIQAQILSLMKDLNEKMNTSIILITHDLGVVAEICDRVLVMYCGQIVEHGDVHTILKEPKHPYTKGLLKSVPDLLGKKDRLYSIPGNVPRPGTIKKGCSFAPRCEERFEQCLEKSPQLYTMKTAGHEVRCYLHKTEGGSRDHVRSTP
- a CDS encoding ABC transporter ATP-binding protein, with product MSDRLLEVSGLKKYFPITGGIFGRRQGEVKAVDDVSFYVNRGETLGIVGESGCGKSTTGRLLMRLIEASAGKVTFEDKEITSMSKGELRRVRRDIQMVFQDPYASLNPRHTVEAILEEPLIVHGIGSKEERKRQVQQMLEVVGLSSYHARRYPHQFSGGQRQRIGIAKALMTKPKLIIADEPVSALDVSIQAQVLNLMKDIQQEFQLTYIFIAHDLGVVRHISDRVGVMYLGRLIELAVGEELYDKPKHPYTQALLASVPIADPDIKRERIMISGELPSPANPPSGCAFHTRCLHCMDICKITRPEYRSLNGHFVACHLISE
- a CDS encoding ABC transporter substrate-binding protein, giving the protein MTKKTLKLMLVALLAIGMLLVGCSKSKDTSSNSKSSDDGSKKDTLVYGRGGDSTSLDPITSTEGETFKITINIFENLVAYGEQDTTLHPALAEKWDVSADGLTYTFNLRQGVKFHDGTDFNADAVVYNFNRWMNGNSDDFPYYTMFGGFKGEEGHVIKEVKALDDHTVQFVLFRPQAPFLKNLAMSCFGIASPTAIEKYGDKFRDNPVGTGPFKFVEWKQNDRIVLEKNEDYWQKGYPKLNKLIFRVIPENSARLNALKNGEIDVMDGLNNSDEAGVKSDSNLQVIKRPSMNVGYLGFQTTVKPFDNKLVRQALNYAIDKKAIIDAFYGGQAIPAVNAMPPAIEGYNEDVKDYPYNLEKAKALLKEAGYPNGFEMDLWAMPVARPYMPEGMKIAEVIQESFSKIGVKAKIQSVDWATYLDKAAKGEFPAYMLGWTGDNGDADNFLYTLLDKDSIGSNNYSFYSNDELHDILIQAQSEADQSKRNELYKQAQVIIKDDAPWVPLVHSTPLLAGAKNMVNYLPHPTGSEALTKVEFK
- a CDS encoding ABC transporter permease, translated to MFSYTVRRIFSLFPVLLGMTLVVFAIIHAIPGDPAQVILGQKATKAAIETLTRELGLDRPWYVQYGDYIQSLLHGDLGTSLRTRGPINQEIWPYLAATIELTVVAMLIAIFIGVNAGIISAWFSKSWFDYLAMILALIGVSLPIFWLGLMEQWTFSIELGWLPTTGREDVRDPIMAITNLYLVDTLIQGRTDQFFQVIQHLILPSMALATIPMAIIARMTRSTMLEVMQSDYIRTARAKGLKMFWVVYKHSLKNAVIPVITVIGLQTGLLLGGAILTETIFGWPGIGRYLYEAIGYRDYPVIQSGILIIAAMFVMINLIVDLLYAVVDPRIKYNK
- a CDS encoding ABC transporter permease, whose protein sequence is MTNEAEEELVSPWKEAWLSFCKNRLALAGLGIVLFFIILAIIAPFIAPYSFQEQELTNRLLAPSSEHWFGTDDFGRDIFSRILYGSRISLWVGFFSVLGSSIIGSLLGILAGYYGKWVDTIISRTFDIMLAFPSILLAIAVVAILGPSLQNALIAIAVINIPNFGRLVRSKVLSVKQEEYIMAARAVGMKDSRILLHHILPNSITPIIVQGTLAIATAIIEAAALGFLGLGAQAPTPEWGKMLADSKQYLVQAPWTLFFPGLAIMLTVLGFNLMGDGLRDVLDPKMKQ
- a CDS encoding GNAT family N-acetyltransferase; this encodes MLTRKQLIEIEVLQQECESKEPIQLKLNWDMLQTRNERDENDFFHYENGRLGGFLGLYGFGNKVELCGMVAPEFRRKGIFTELLMKAKKVMENRKFSEILLNTPANSQSAKGFFQSVSNKYVFTEHQMKWHETVLMDSNGLEVRPANQSDYEAEIRLDVQCFGFTEDEARNFNQRLKAEKLQQFYMIDFGGETVGKIRVSHINGEAWIFGFSVFPENQGSGIGRKALSKVVMKEYQQGLPIFLEVEAKNARALGLYESCGFRTFQAPDYYRLLSF
- a CDS encoding ATP-binding protein, which produces MLKTLRSKILFYFLLVSLSGILIVSFSIQWGFEASFNHYINQNRVESTNQLVKALKLEYKENGAFTGERVTQLLYQQATTDSLYYKIYSPDEILLIDSTSISTDGIPTESDGRTNPYQEDNWQTSMELIKVNGKTIGIMKVYYPKGFIDSESVFLQTIKKYLMIAVAITILLALIFSMLFSKRLTSGMKSLSAAVEELTKHKKNVRVPLDNLSEEMKQLGIAFNELAISLEKEERLRKEFTGDLAHELRTPLATLRSQIEAFQDGIWEPTPDRLQQSHSELMRLVRLVNELEKLLAAENPQIKLNKTVLETGKLLSSIQNLQIPIFKQKGVKLNIVPPQETINFRGDLDKVTQILTNVVNNALKYTPEGGTVTISAVRDNEMGGFEIRDEGIGMAAEDLPHIFERFYRGDKSRARKTGGVGVGLSIVKALVEAHKGIITVESELDAGTTFTILFPLG
- a CDS encoding response regulator transcription factor, giving the protein MENTILLVDDERMIVEVLEAYLLKEGYKVYSSDNGVDALRKVDSVKPDLIVLDLMLPDLSGEEICRLIRKESDVPILMLTAKSGEEERINGIVMGADDYVTKPFSPKEVVVRIQAILRRANKQHPQQTEENILSFNHRELVLDLTKKEILFHDESINVTPIEYKLLSNMAKNPGRVYSRMDLLEKIQEDGISYEGYERSIDTHIKNLRKKVELDPREPKYILTVFGMGYKFGGVQDAKNASL